The following coding sequences are from one Musa acuminata AAA Group cultivar baxijiao chromosome BXJ1-6, Cavendish_Baxijiao_AAA, whole genome shotgun sequence window:
- the LOC135677620 gene encoding transcription factor EAT1-like, translating into MLDENGYYDPNHGSNPIQASLVDSPNQSVTYNDHNNGLDDGNIKLPTFSLEDLSHHDNLPSEDAAPEIGLDHLQHPIIFDLDQELQSNIIEEGPPPPVESNRWEPSMEHIQESFTMNHHRIIYEDQQQGVAEEDLQNYAIPYPDPPYAVAPDLFNILQLPACTVAPTMFPPTASISFGNPSLQPASFSFDVYNDDVPATHDSTQQMGYPPPPPPPQSRLLKDLFSSLPQNYGLFYGVDEREAMVGGAIGGGNVFQEMDLRRCDGIGLDYDRREMGGLGKGEGKTSFATERQRREQLNEKYKALRLLIPNPTKADRASIVGDAIEHIKELLRTVEELKVLVEKKRHGRERRKILKMEDEATADMESSSIRPLSVERDDPLSGGLRSSLLQRRYKDGAVDVRIIDDEVNIKLTQKKKPNCLLGAAKVLDELHLDLAHVAGGNVGDHHVYMFNTKISEGSSVYAGAVANKFLRVLEGQHGNQPCPVAF; encoded by the exons ATGTTGGATGAGAATGGCTACTATGATCCCAACCACGGCTCCAACCCCATACAAGCATCCTTGGTTGACAGCCCCAACCAATCTGTCACATACAATGATCACAACAATGGGTTGGATGATGGCAATATCAAGCTCCCCACCTTCTCCCTCGAGGACCTCTCCCATCATGACAATCTTCCCTCCGAGGATGCAGCTCCGGAGATTGGCCTTGACCACCTGCAACACCCGATCATTTTTGATCTGGATCAAGAGCTACAGAGCAACATCATCGAGGAGGGACCCCCTCCTCCGGTGGAGAGCAACAGATGGGAGCCGTCCATGGAACACATCCAAGAGTCCTTCACCATGAACCACCACCGTATCATCTACGAGGACCAGCAACAGGGTGTGGCAGAAGAGGATCTCCAGAACTACGCCATTCCTTATCCCGATCCGCCGTACGCAGTTGCACCCGATCTCTTCAACATCCTGCAGCTTCCGGCGTGCACGGTTGCTCCCACGATGTTTCCTCCCACCGCCTCGATCTCCTTCGGTAACCCGAGCCTTCAACCAGCGTCTTTCTCGTTTGATGTATACAACGACGATGTCCCGGCGACTCATGACTCAACCCAGCAAATGggatatcctcctcctcctcctcctcctcagtctCGTTTGCTGAAGGACTTGTTCAGCTCACTGCCACAAAACTACGGATTGTTTTATGGGGTCGATGAGAGGGAAGCAATGGTAGGAGGAGCCATCGGAGGGGGTAATGTCTTCCAAGAGATGGATTTAAGGCGCTGCGATGGCATTGGCTTGGACTATGACCGGAGGGAGATGGGAGGGTTGGGTAAAGGTGAGGGGAAGACTAGCTTCGCCACAGAGCGGCAAAGGAGGGAGCAGTTGAATGAGAAGTACAAGGCTCTAAGGCTCCTCATTCCAAACCCAACAAAG GCCGACAGAGCCTCCATCGTCGGCGACGCAATCGAGCACATCAAAGAACTCCTGAGAACAGTTGAGGAGCTAAAAGTGCTGGTGGAGAAGAAGAGACACGGCAGGGAGAGGAGAAAGATCCTGAAGATGGAAGACGAGGCCACCGCCGACATGGAGAGCTCGTCGATTCGGCCTCTTAGCGTCGAACGTGATGACCCACTTAGCGGCGGACTGAGGAGTTCTTTGCTGCAGAGGAGATACAAGGACGGCGCAGTGGACGTCCGAATCATCGATGACGAGGTGAACATAAAGCTTACACAGAAGAAGAAACCCAACTGCCTGCTTGGCGCTGCAAAGGTGCTGGACGAGCTCCACCTCGATCTCGCCCACGTTGCGGGAGGAAACGTAGGAGACCACCATGTCTACATGTTCAATACCAAG ATATCTGAGGGGTCTTCGGTGTACGCAGGTGCAGTAGCCAACAAGTTCCTTCGTGTCTTGGAAGGACAACACGGAAATCAACCATGTCCCGTTGCATTCTAG
- the LOC135675619 gene encoding ubiquinol oxidase 2, mitochondrial-like, with protein MNRRVAAAALRQLGPRLFSTAAISRSAAGGTWEPTLGVSPLALSRFLSTAASIGGEGADERTGAIASASTKREEKALASYWGVAPPRLFKEDGTEWRWTCFKPWDTYSSNVSIDLHKHHVPTTWGDKCARWLVKSLRVPTDIFFQRRYGCRAMMLETVAAVPGMVAGMLLHLRSLRHFEHSGGWIRALLEEAENERMHLMTFMEVSQPRWYERALVFAVQGVFFNAYFAAYLLSPKLAHRMVGYLEEEAIHSYTEFLRDLEAGKIENVPAPAIAIDYWRLPADATLKDVVTVVRADEAHHRDVNHFASDIHYQGHALRELPAPVGYH; from the exons ATGAATCGTAGGGTGGCAGCAGCGGCGCTGAGACAGCTCGGTCCACGCCTCTTCTCCACCGCAGCGATCTCCCGCTCAGCTGCCGGAGGGACCTGGGAGCCAACGTTAGGCGTTTCACCGTTGGCCCTGAGTAGGTTCCTCAGCACTGCGGCGTCGATCGGCGGGGAGGGCGCGGACGAACGAACCGGCGCCATAGCTTCCGCCAGTACGAAGAGGGAGGAGAAGGCGTTGGCGAGCTACTGGGGGGTGGCGCCTCCGAGGCTCTTCAAGGAGGACGGCACGGAGTGGCGATGGACTTGCTTCAAG CCGTGGGATACGTACTCGTCCAACGTCTCGATTGACCTGCACAAGCATCACGTCCCGACGACGTGGGGAGATAAGTGTGCTCGTTGGCTCGTCAAGTCGCTCCGCGTCCCGACCGACATCTTCTTTCAG AGGAGGTATGGCTGCCGTGCCATGATGCTGGAGACGGTGGCGGCGGTGCCAGGGATGGTGGCCGGAATGCTGCTCCACCTCCGCTCCCTCCGCCACTTCGAGCACAGCGGTGGATGGATCAGGGCGCTGCTGGAGGAGGCGGAGAACGAGCGGATGCACCTGATGACCTTCATGGAGGTGTCGCAGCCGCGGTGGTACGAGCGGGCGCTGGTGTTCGCAGTGCAGGGCGTCTTCTTCAACGCCTACTTCGCGGCCTACCTGCTCTCCCCCAAGCTCGCCCACCGCATGGTCGGATACCTGGAGGAGGAGGCCATCCACTCCTACACCGAGTTCCTCAGGGACCTGGAGGCCGGCAAGATCGAAAACGTCCCCGCCCCCGCCATCGCCATCGACTACTGGCGCCTGCCCGCCGACGCCACGCTCAAGGACGTGGTCACCGTCGTCCGCGCCGACGAGGCGCACCACCGCGACGTCAACCACTTCGCATCT GACATCCATTACCAGGGGCATGCGCTGAGGGAGCTCCCGGCTCCGGTCGGGTACCACTGA
- the LOC135675621 gene encoding large ribosomal subunit protein bL19cy-like gives MLGGVSRRWVASAVRSAGAGYRRILAPVCSSAYSPPSSPSFVLRPPANKLDAHGELIITHNGIFKPWINGNKYFLRCMTTVGNPEVSSGQESSVASPETDQPHRIKFKRLDKTAKHIMNILDKEAVDKMRDERDIPDIRPGYIIQLKVEVPENKRRISSMKGIVIARRNAGLHTTFRLRRLVSGVGVESVFPLYSPNIKEIKVVDKKKVRRAKLYYLRDRMNPLKK, from the exons ATGCTGGGTGGCGTCTCGAGGCGTTGGGTCGCTTCCGCGGTTCGATCTGCCGGCGCTGGTTACCGCCGGATCCTTGCGCCGGTCTGCAGTTCCGCCTACTCGCCCCCTTCGTCACCATCCTTCGTCCTCCGTCCGCCG GCAAACAAGCTTGACGCTCATGGGGAGTTGATAATAACTCATAATGGAATATTCAAGCCTTGGATTAATGGAAATAAATATTTCTTAAGGTGCATGACAACAGTGGGCAACCCTGAGGTATCTTCTGGACAGGAGAGTTCTGTTGCCTCACCTGAAACTGACCAGCCTCATCGCATCAAATTCAAAAGGCTTGACAAAACTGCTAAGCACATAATGAAT ATTTTAGATAAAGAAGCAGTGGATAAAATGAGAGATGAGAGAGATATTCCTGACATAAGACCTGGGTATATTATCCAGCTAAAAGTG GAGGTGCCTGAAAACAAGCGTCGAATTTCAAGTATGAAAGGCATTGTCATAGCAAGGCGAAATGCAGGTCTGCATACCACATTCAGGCTGCGAAGGCTAGTATCTGGTGTTGGGGTTGAATCTGTTTTCCCatt ATACTCGCCTAATATAAAGGAAATAAAAGTAGTAGACAAGAAGAAAGTGAGAAGGGCAAAGCTTTACTACCTCAGGGATAGGATGAATCcattaaaaaaatga
- the LOC103986749 gene encoding uncharacterized protein LOC103986749, whose amino-acid sequence MRKRAASASAAAKSVAKGKSTGHDAFFTSPDPSSKPYHFDLPSFPTATAASSSLNTTPASYLRHPPSPPPSAKDKTTTLATISDLKALASSRIDSLKRHLDLCRSDILRDFDASNTRLSKRFKIQTKACLQLTEEAEKDYKKIADRISEHTETIKASYAEVISEAHSTASRVCKVSIPELIQSMEKAIEGLRSRYKIPATPI is encoded by the exons ATGAGGAAGAGAGCGGCATCAGCATCGGCGGCAGCCAAATCTGTGGCGAAGGGTAAGTCGACGGGGCACGACGCCTTCTTCACTTCGCCCGATCCTTCCTCCAAACCCTACCATTTCGATCTCCCGTCGTTCCCTACTGCAACTGCCGCCTCCTCCTCCCTAAACACCACCCCTGCCTCCTACTTGCGCCACCCCCCATCACCTCCCCCTTCCGCCAAGGACAAGACCACCACCCTAGCCACCATCTCCGATCTTAAAGCCTTGGCCTCCTCCCGCATCGACTCCCTCAAGCGACACCTTGACCTATGTCGCTCCGACATCCTCAGGGACTTCGACGCTTCCAACACTCGCCTCTCCAAACGCTTCAAG ATCCAAACAAAAGCTTGCCTGCAATTAACAGAGGAAGCAGAAAAGGACTATAAGAAGATTGCTGATAGGATTAGTGAACATACAGAAACAATAAAG GCCTCATATGCAGAAGTTATCAGCGAAGCTCATTCCACAGCCTCTCGTG TTTGTAAGGTTTCCATCCCTGAGCTGATACAATCGATGGAGAAAGCTATTGAAGGATTGCGTAGTCGTTATAAGATTCCAGCAACTCCAATTTAA
- the LOC103986638 gene encoding xylulose 5-phosphate/phosphate translocator, chloroplastic: protein MISSVHALLPPSLSPLRSSYRYHTETHHLRHVAAIRFRAASICGLPSKTIPFLCFSVRQSVLQIGLKRISVGLRPVAAAAAAAAGVPDPDGDPNASPAPQSQDPTGRGLEDASSHDRSSRDGVKKKSNPRLNLAIVFGFWYFQNVVFNIYNKKVLNIFPYPWLLASFQLLAGSLWMSALWLSGLQPFPRPLGRRFFLALLGPALFHTVGHISACVSFSKVAVSFTHVIKASEPVFSVLFSALLGVRLYPLPVWLSVLPIVAGCSLAAVTEVSFDAQGLWGALISNVGFVFRNIYSKKSLQDVTHVNGLNLYGWISIVSLLYLFPVAIFVEGSQWVEGFRRALVAVPTPWTFYFWVLLSGIFYHLYNQSSYQALDEISPLTFSVGNTMKRVVVIVASVLVFRNPIRPLNALGSAIAIFGTFLYSQATTMGNKSGKNDIPERKS from the coding sequence ATGATCTCCTCCGTACATGCTCTGCTTCCGCCATCGTTATCTCCTCTTCGTTCTTCCTACCGTTACCACACAGAAACCCACCACCTGAGGCACGTAGCCGCCATTAGATTCCGCGCAGCTAGTATTTGTGGCCTCCCAAGTAAAACAATCCCCTTCTTGTGCTTCTCCGTGCGTCAATCCGTCCTCCAGATCGGCCTCAAAAGAATCTCCGTAGGTCTCAGGCCCGTCGCTgccgcagccgccgccgccgccggcgtcCCTGATCCGGATGGAGATCCGAATGCCTCTCCTGCTCCTCAATCGCAAGATCCAACGGGACGAGGATTGGAAGACGCAAGCTCTCATGATAGGAGCAGCCGCGACGGTGTCAAGAAGAAGAGCAATCCGAGACTGAATCTGGCCATAGTGTTCGGCTTCTGGTACTTCCAGAACGTGGTGTTCAACATCTACAACAAGAAGGTGCTCAACATCTTCCCTTACCCCTGGCTCCTCGCCTCCTTCCAGCTCCTTGCCGGCTCCCTCTGGATGTCCGCCCTGTGGCTCTCCGGCCTTCAGCCCTTTCCCCGCCCTCTCGGCCGCCGCTTCTTCCTCGCCCTCCTCGGCCCCGCCCTGTTCCACACCGTCGGCCACATCTCCGCCTGCGTCTCCTTCTCCAAAGTCGCCGTCTCCTTCACTCACGTTATCAAGGCCTCCGAGCCCGTCTTCTCCGTCCTCTTCTCTGCCCTCCTCGGCGTCCGCCTCTACCCCCTCCCGGTCTGGCTCTCCGTCCTCCCCATCGTCGCCGGGTGCTCCCTGGCCGCCGTCACCGAGGTCTCCTTCGACGCCCAGGGCCTCTGGGGCGCCCTCATCAGCAACGTCGGCTTCGTGTTCCGAAACATCTACTCCAAGAAGAGCCTGCAGGACGTCACGCACGTCAACGGTCTCAACCTCTACGGCTGGATCAGCATCGTCTCCCTTCTCTACCTCTTCCCCGTCGCCATCTTCGTCGAGGGCTCCCAGTGGGTGGAGGGCTTCCGCAGGGCCTTGGTGGCGGTTCCCACCCCGTGGACCTTCTACTTTTGGGTGCTCTTGTCCGGGATCTTTTACCATCTCTACAACCAGTCGTCGTACCAAGCGCTCGACGAAATCAGCCCCTTGACCTTCTCTGTCGGCAACACCATGAAGCGAGTCGTGGTGATTGTGGCCTCCGTTTTGGTCTTCAGGAATCCCATTAGGCCATTGAACGCCTTAGGGTCTGCTATCGCCATCTTCGGGACTTTCTTATATTCGCAGGCCACCACAATGGGCAACAAGAGCGGGAAGAATGATATCCCCGAGAGGAAGAGCTAA
- the LOC135675623 gene encoding uncharacterized protein LOC135675623, translating to MLVFGCTGGGWCAAYAFGSAASAMASSPFLRIAPTLHLRRCCRKFWCEEPKEGTANGWTRRRSTSAAQRSPDVVEVEYADLNLKNFYGAAPNLGHIRIRQHVNPLSSSFATPVEIPVWKEVFRDPSLPLMVDIGSGSGRFLIWLAKNCPERRNYLGLEIRQKLVERSQFWVEELGLANIHFMFANATVSFEPLVATYPGPIMLVSILCPDPYFKKRHHKRRVVQASLVDSISKRLSIGGQVFVQSDVLELAFDMRNQFDARLDVFEHVDTIDNNFLCDTQGWVLHNPMGIRTEREIHAELEGARIYRRIYQKQKHCV from the exons ATGTTGGTCTTCGGGTGTACCGGCGGCGGCTGGTGCGCTGCATATGCCTTCGGATCGGCGGCTTCGGCCATGGCTTCCTCCCCGTTTCTTCGCATCGCCCCTACCCTTCACCTCCGACGCTGTTGCAGGAAATTCTGGTGCGAAGAGCCCAAGGAGGGCACGGCGAATGGGTGGACGAGGAGGAGGTCGACGAGTGCGGCACAGCGGAGCCCCGACGTGGTTGAGGTGGAGTACGCTGACCTCAACCTCAAGAATTTCTACGGCGCCGCTCCTAAT TTAGGTCACATTCGGATTCGACAACATGTGAATCCCCTCAGTTCTTCTTTCGCT ACACCAGTGGAGATTCCGGTATGGAAGGAAGTTTTCAGGGATCCGTCGCTCCCGTTGATGGTGGATATTGGTAGTG GCAGTGGTAGATTCCTTATCTGGCTTGCTAAAAATTGCCCCGAAAGAAGAAATTATCTGGGTCTGGAGATACGTCAAAAG CTAGTGGAGCGGTCACAGTTCTGGGTCGAAGAATTGGGTCTTGCAAACAT TCATTTTATGTTTGCCAACGCCACGGTATCCTTCGAGCCACTGGTTGCCACCTATCCCGGACCTATTATGCTGGTCTCCATACTG TGCCCGGACCCTTATTTCAAGAAAAGGCATCACAAAAGAAGAGTTGTACAGGCGAGCTTAGTTGATTCCATCTCAAAAAGGTTGAGCATTGGAGGGCAG GTCTTTGTGCAATCAGATGTGCTTGAATTGGCATTCGACATGAGGAACCAGTTTGATGCTCGTTTGGATGTATTTGAGCATGTCGATACCATCGACAACAATTTTTTATGTGACACCCAAGGATGGGTGCTGCACAACCCCATGGGTATACGAACAGAAAGAGAGATACATGCAGAGCTAGAAGGTGCTAGAATCTACAGAAGGATATACCAAAAACAAAAGCATTGTGTTTAG
- the LOC135675622 gene encoding stearoyl-[acyl-carrier-protein] 9-desaturase, chloroplastic-like isoform X1 — MALRLSPSCFLHGCGPKSSTVVLLPPFPSSYKPGHFAMLAGINKKKKQKTVVRAISPEKLEVVKSMEGWMEDNVLTFLKPVESSWQPQDFLPDPSGEGFLDGIKEIRERAAEIPDAYYVCLVGNMITEEALPTYENVLNTFDGTRDETGASMTAWARWTRKWTAEENRHGDVLNKYLYLSGRLNMRQIEKTIQYLIGSGMMIEADNDPYRGFVYTSFQERATFISHGNTARKAKEHGDVLLAKICGLIAADEKRHEMAYTKIVEKLFEVDPEATMLALADMMRKRIKMPARFMFDGQERDIFRHYSSVAQRLGVYTSKDYGDVVEFFVERWKVGEVTGLSGEGRRAQDYVCSLPSRLRKTEERAQERAEKKTSMVPFSWIFNREVEI, encoded by the exons ATGGCCTTAAGGTTGAGCCCTTCTTGTTTCCTTCATGGCTGCGGTCCAAAGTCTTCCACTGTTGTGTTACTTCCCCCTTTTCCTTCCTCCTATAAACCCGGCCACTTTGCCATGCTTGCCGG gatcaacaagaagaagaagcagaagactgTTGTACGTGCCATTAGTCCGGAAAAGCTTGAGGTCGTTAAATCTATGGAGGGATGGATGGAGGATAACGTGTTGACGTTCCTGAAGCCGGTGGAGAGCTCATGGCAGCCTCAGGATTTCCTGCCGGATCCTTCGGGGGAAGGCTTCTTGGATGGGATAAAGGAGATCCGTGAGCGGGCAGCAGAGATCCCCGACGCGTACTATGTCTGCCTCGTCGGCAACATGATCACCGAAGAAGCTCTGCCCACTTACGAGAACGTCCTCAACACTTTCGACGGCACCCGGGACGAAACCGGGGCGAGCATGACGGCGTGGGCGAGGTGGACGAGGAAGTGGACGGCGGAAGAAAACCGCCACGGCGACGTCCTGAACAAGTACCTGTACTTGAGCGGGAGGTTGAACATGCGGCAGATCGAGAAGACGATACAGTACTTGATCGGATCGGGCATG ATGATAGAGGCAGACAACGATCCGTATCGTGGCTTCGTGTACACGTCCTTCCAAGAGAGGGCAACCTTCATCTCCCACGGAAACACAGCAAGGAAAGCCAAGGAGCACGGCGACGTGCTGCTGGCGAAGATCTGTGGGCTGATCGCCGCCGACGAGAAGCGCCACGAGATGGCGTACACGAAGATCGTGGAGAAGCTGTTCGAGGTCGATCCGGAGGCGACCATGTTGGCGTTGGCGGACATGATGAGGAAGAGGATCAAAATGCCTGCTCGGTTCATGTTCGATGGGCAGGAACGGGACATCTTCCGCCACTACTCCTCCGTCGCGCAGCGGCTCGGGGTGTATACCAGCAAGGACTACGGGGACGTGGTGGAGTTCTTCGTGGAGAGGTGGAAGGTTGGGGAAGTGACGGGGTTGTCGGGGGAGGGGAGACGGGCTCAGGACTACGTCTGCAGTCTGCCTAGCAGGCTTCGCAAGACGGAAGAGAGAGCTCAGGAACGGGCGGAGAAGAAGACCAGCATGGTGCCCTTCAGTTGGATCTTTAACAGAGAAGTTGAGATTTAA
- the LOC135675622 gene encoding stearoyl-[acyl-carrier-protein] 9-desaturase, chloroplastic-like isoform X2, whose amino-acid sequence MALRINKKKKQKTVVRAISPEKLEVVKSMEGWMEDNVLTFLKPVESSWQPQDFLPDPSGEGFLDGIKEIRERAAEIPDAYYVCLVGNMITEEALPTYENVLNTFDGTRDETGASMTAWARWTRKWTAEENRHGDVLNKYLYLSGRLNMRQIEKTIQYLIGSGMMIEADNDPYRGFVYTSFQERATFISHGNTARKAKEHGDVLLAKICGLIAADEKRHEMAYTKIVEKLFEVDPEATMLALADMMRKRIKMPARFMFDGQERDIFRHYSSVAQRLGVYTSKDYGDVVEFFVERWKVGEVTGLSGEGRRAQDYVCSLPSRLRKTEERAQERAEKKTSMVPFSWIFNREVEI is encoded by the exons ATGGCCTTAAG gatcaacaagaagaagaagcagaagactgTTGTACGTGCCATTAGTCCGGAAAAGCTTGAGGTCGTTAAATCTATGGAGGGATGGATGGAGGATAACGTGTTGACGTTCCTGAAGCCGGTGGAGAGCTCATGGCAGCCTCAGGATTTCCTGCCGGATCCTTCGGGGGAAGGCTTCTTGGATGGGATAAAGGAGATCCGTGAGCGGGCAGCAGAGATCCCCGACGCGTACTATGTCTGCCTCGTCGGCAACATGATCACCGAAGAAGCTCTGCCCACTTACGAGAACGTCCTCAACACTTTCGACGGCACCCGGGACGAAACCGGGGCGAGCATGACGGCGTGGGCGAGGTGGACGAGGAAGTGGACGGCGGAAGAAAACCGCCACGGCGACGTCCTGAACAAGTACCTGTACTTGAGCGGGAGGTTGAACATGCGGCAGATCGAGAAGACGATACAGTACTTGATCGGATCGGGCATG ATGATAGAGGCAGACAACGATCCGTATCGTGGCTTCGTGTACACGTCCTTCCAAGAGAGGGCAACCTTCATCTCCCACGGAAACACAGCAAGGAAAGCCAAGGAGCACGGCGACGTGCTGCTGGCGAAGATCTGTGGGCTGATCGCCGCCGACGAGAAGCGCCACGAGATGGCGTACACGAAGATCGTGGAGAAGCTGTTCGAGGTCGATCCGGAGGCGACCATGTTGGCGTTGGCGGACATGATGAGGAAGAGGATCAAAATGCCTGCTCGGTTCATGTTCGATGGGCAGGAACGGGACATCTTCCGCCACTACTCCTCCGTCGCGCAGCGGCTCGGGGTGTATACCAGCAAGGACTACGGGGACGTGGTGGAGTTCTTCGTGGAGAGGTGGAAGGTTGGGGAAGTGACGGGGTTGTCGGGGGAGGGGAGACGGGCTCAGGACTACGTCTGCAGTCTGCCTAGCAGGCTTCGCAAGACGGAAGAGAGAGCTCAGGAACGGGCGGAGAAGAAGACCAGCATGGTGCCCTTCAGTTGGATCTTTAACAGAGAAGTTGAGATTTAA
- the LOC103986640 gene encoding uncharacterized protein LOC103986640: MASGDIKGFYRQKKKHQKGGISKSVSASASASKKKKPSKSGGGATLGATDPQTPALFAHGAFDLTDDYGEDEERLRQFDMDMRYGPCIGLTRLQRWERASSMGLHPPADLRNLLTRASGPKSPDLECLWEGRV, encoded by the exons atggcATCGGGCGACATCAAGGGTTTCTACCGGCAAAAGAAGAAACATCAGAAGGGCGGCATCAGCAAATCcgtctccgcctccgcctccgcctcgaaGAAGAAGAAACCTAGCAAATCAGGCGGTGGCGCCACTTTGGGGGCCACCGATCCTCAGACACCTGCTCTCTTTGCGCATGGCGCGTTTGATCTCACAG ATGACTATGGCGAGGACGAGGAGAGGCTGAGGCAGTTCGACATGGACATGAGGTACGGCCCCTGCATTGGTCTGACGCGTCTCCAACGCTGGGAGCGAGCCTCTTCCATGGGCCTCCACCCCCCAGCCGACCTCCGCAACCTCCTTACTCGTGcgtccgggcccaagtcccccgaTCTGGAGTGCCTCTGGGAGGGGCGTGTCTAA